Proteins from a genomic interval of Lelliottia amnigena:
- the cheB_1 gene encoding chemotaxis-specific methylesterase, protein MPRMDGIDFLEKLMRLRPMPVVMVSSLTGKGSEITLRALELGAIDFVTKPQLGIREGMLAYSEMIAEKIRTASRAKLAAHTPVAAPVAIKAGPLLSSEKLLVIGASTGGTEAIRHVLQPLPLSSPGILITQHMPPGFTRSFAERLNKLCQISVKEAEDGERVLPGHAYIAPGDKHMELARSGANYQIKIHDGPPVNRHRPSVDVLFHSVAKHAGRNAVGVILTGMGNDGAAGMLAMHKAGAWTIAQNEASCVVFGMPREAINMGGVSEVVDLSQVSQQMLAKISAGQAIRI, encoded by the coding sequence ATGCCGCGTATGGATGGCATTGATTTTCTTGAAAAATTAATGCGTCTGCGCCCAATGCCCGTGGTGATGGTGTCTTCCCTGACAGGGAAAGGCTCAGAGATCACCCTGCGCGCGCTGGAGCTGGGGGCGATAGATTTCGTCACTAAACCGCAGCTCGGCATTCGTGAAGGGATGTTAGCCTACAGCGAAATGATCGCTGAGAAGATTCGTACCGCTTCGCGGGCGAAACTGGCGGCGCATACGCCTGTTGCGGCTCCCGTGGCGATTAAAGCTGGACCGCTGCTGAGCTCGGAGAAGTTGCTGGTGATTGGCGCGTCAACCGGAGGAACAGAGGCAATTCGCCATGTACTCCAGCCATTGCCGCTCTCAAGTCCCGGTATTCTGATTACCCAGCATATGCCGCCAGGTTTTACCCGTTCGTTCGCGGAGCGTCTGAATAAGCTGTGTCAGATTAGCGTAAAAGAAGCGGAAGATGGCGAACGTGTTTTGCCGGGTCATGCTTATATTGCGCCGGGTGACAAACATATGGAGCTGGCGCGCAGTGGCGCTAACTACCAAATCAAAATTCATGACGGACCGCCGGTTAACCGGCATCGTCCGTCAGTGGATGTGCTGTTTCATTCGGTGGCGAAACATGCGGGGCGCAATGCCGTTGGGGTTATCCTGACGGGCATGGGCAACGACGGTGCGGCCGGAATGCTAGCGATGCATAAGGCTGGCGCATGGACGATTGCGCAGAATGAAGCAAGTTGTGTGGTGTTCGGCATGCCGCGCGAGGCCATCAATATGGGTGGCGTGAGCGAAGTGGTCGATCTTAGCCA
- the cheB_2 gene encoding chemotaxis-specific methylesterase, whose product MSKIRVLSVDDSALMRQIMTEIINSHSDMEMVGYCPRSSGRA is encoded by the coding sequence ATGAGTAAAATCAGGGTTTTATCTGTCGATGATTCCGCGCTTATGCGCCAGATCATGACTGAGATTATCAACAGTCATAGCGATATGGAGATGGTGGGCTACTGCCCCCGATCCTCTGGTCGCGCGTGA
- the cheR gene encoding chemotaxis methyltransferase CheR — translation MTTPQPSGQSSLLLQMTQRLALSDAHFRRICQLIYQRAGIVLADHKRDMVYNRLVRRLRTLELDDFGRYLSMLEANQNSAEWQAFINSLTTNLTAFFREGHHFPVLAEHARKRGGEYRVWSAAASTGEEPYSLAITLADTLGMAPGRWKVYASDIDTEVLEKARNGVYRLEELKTLSPQQLQRYFMRGTGPHEGLVRVRQELANCVEFASVNLLDKQYNVPGPFDAIFCRNVMIYFDKTTQQDILRRFAPLLKPDGLLFAGHSENFSNLAREFSLRGQTVYALSKEKA, via the coding sequence ATGACAACACCACAGCCCTCGGGCCAATCGTCATTATTGTTGCAAATGACACAGCGCCTCGCGCTGTCCGACGCGCATTTCCGTCGGATCTGTCAGTTGATTTACCAGCGTGCTGGGATTGTGCTCGCCGATCATAAGCGAGACATGGTCTACAACCGACTGGTCAGGCGCTTACGTACCCTTGAGCTTGATGACTTTGGTCGTTACTTGAGCATGCTGGAAGCCAACCAGAACAGTGCAGAGTGGCAGGCATTTATTAACTCGCTGACCACCAACCTGACGGCGTTTTTCCGCGAAGGTCACCATTTCCCGGTGCTTGCGGAACACGCGCGTAAACGCGGCGGTGAGTATCGTGTCTGGAGTGCCGCTGCGTCTACAGGTGAAGAACCGTATTCACTGGCGATTACGCTCGCTGATACGTTGGGAATGGCGCCTGGACGCTGGAAAGTTTATGCCAGCGATATTGATACCGAAGTGCTGGAAAAAGCACGCAACGGTGTGTATCGCCTTGAAGAGCTGAAAACGCTGTCACCTCAACAGTTACAGCGCTATTTCATGCGCGGAACCGGGCCCCATGAAGGGCTGGTTCGTGTGCGTCAGGAGCTGGCGAATTGTGTCGAATTTGCCTCGGTAAACCTGCTGGATAAGCAGTACAACGTGCCGGGTCCGTTTGACGCTATTTTTTGTCGTAACGTAATGATTTATTTTGACAAAACGACGCAGCAGGACATTCTGCGTCGTTTCGCCCCGCTGCTTAAGCCGGATGGCTTGTTGTTTGCAGGGCACTCGGAGAACTTCAGCAACCTCGCCCGCGAATTTAGCCTACGTGGACAAACGGTTTATGCGCTGAGTAAGGAAAAAGCATGA
- the tap_4 gene encoding methyl-accepting protein IV, with protein MQGSLRETVTDVRQGSYAMHTGISEIAAGNNDLSSRTEQQAASLAQTAASMEELTATVSQNADNARQASDLAKRAAQTATKGGEQASHVATTMQDIATSSQKIGDIISVIDGIAFQTNILALNAAVEAARAGEQGRGFAVVAGEVRNLASRSANAAKEIKVLIEESVSRVQQGSELVDTAAHTMTEIVTSVTRVNDIMGEIASASDEQRRGIEQVALAVTQMDQVTQQNASLVEEAAAATDQLANQADHLTSLVAVFNVKEQVEKVAEAGRSQTVPVVT; from the coding sequence ATGCAAGGTTCGCTGCGTGAAACCGTTACCGATGTGCGTCAGGGCAGTTATGCCATGCACACTGGGATTTCAGAAATTGCGGCGGGGAATAACGATTTGTCCTCGCGAACAGAACAGCAGGCGGCCTCGCTGGCGCAAACAGCGGCCAGCATGGAAGAGTTGACGGCGACGGTGAGCCAGAACGCCGACAACGCCCGTCAGGCGTCGGACCTGGCGAAGCGAGCGGCACAAACCGCCACAAAGGGCGGCGAACAGGCTTCGCACGTTGCGACCACGATGCAGGATATCGCCACCAGTTCGCAGAAAATTGGCGACATTATTAGCGTCATCGATGGAATTGCGTTTCAGACCAATATTCTGGCACTGAACGCCGCAGTCGAAGCCGCGCGCGCCGGTGAGCAGGGCCGTGGCTTTGCCGTGGTCGCCGGTGAAGTCCGTAATCTGGCCAGCCGCAGCGCGAACGCGGCGAAAGAGATAAAAGTGTTAATCGAAGAGTCAGTTTCTCGCGTTCAGCAAGGGTCTGAACTCGTCGATACCGCCGCGCACACCATGACGGAAATCGTCACGTCGGTCACGCGAGTGAACGACATCATGGGCGAAATAGCATCCGCCTCTGACGAACAACGCCGTGGGATTGAGCAGGTTGCTCTGGCGGTGACGCAAATGGATCAGGTAACGCAACAGAACGCTTCGCTTGTAGAAGAAGCGGCCGCCGCTACCGACCAGCTCGCAAATCAGGCCGATCATCTGACAAGTCTGGTTGCGGTATTTAACGTGAAAGAGCAAGTCGAAAAAGTAGCCGAAGCCGGACGGTCGCAGACCGTGCCCGTTGTAACCTGA
- the tap_5 gene encoding methyl-accepting protein IV produces the protein MQKDYAQWHSDLEHQATWLENNQLSDFLTAPVQDSQAAFDKSFNAWQQDINQFVAKASGDSQTSYHMSGVIFATMVVLAALLTGASLLWSRRMIVLPLAIISSHFDSIAKGNLARPVSVYGKERDFGDFCQPQGHARFAA, from the coding sequence ATGCAGAAGGATTATGCGCAGTGGCACAGCGATCTGGAGCATCAGGCGACCTGGCTTGAGAACAATCAGCTGTCGGATTTCTTGACCGCACCGGTGCAGGATTCCCAGGCCGCATTTGATAAAAGCTTTAACGCCTGGCAGCAGGATATTAATCAGTTCGTGGCCAAGGCCAGCGGAGACAGCCAGACCAGCTATCACATGTCGGGCGTCATTTTTGCCACGATGGTGGTGCTGGCGGCACTGTTGACAGGCGCGTCGTTGCTCTGGTCGCGCCGAATGATTGTGCTGCCGCTGGCGATTATCAGCAGCCATTTTGACAGCATCGCGAAAGGCAACCTGGCGCGTCCGGTTTCGGTGTATGGCAAAGAACGAGATTTCGGCGATTTTTGCCAGCCTCAAGGCCATGCAAGGTTCGCTGCGTGA
- the tap_6 gene encoding methyl-accepting protein IV has translation MCCRLAVNGLSFWAFRDGYQNLQEVETSNQQRSTLAQTRAVLLQASTALNKAGTLTALSYPPDDIKALMTTARDSLKQAQAQFKAFWRAGRGQ, from the coding sequence GTGTGTTGCAGGTTGGCAGTAAACGGGTTGTCTTTTTGGGCTTTTCGCGATGGCTATCAGAACTTACAGGAAGTTGAGACGAGTAATCAGCAACGCTCCACGCTCGCACAAACGCGCGCGGTGCTTTTGCAGGCCAGCACTGCGCTGAACAAAGCGGGCACATTAACCGCGCTGAGCTATCCGCCTGATGACATCAAGGCGCTGATGACCACCGCACGCGACAGCCTGAAGCAGGCGCAAGCGCAATTTAAAGCTTTTTGGCGAGCAGGACGCGGTCAGTGA
- the tar_5 gene encoding methyl-accepting chemotaxis sensory transducer, whose amino-acid sequence MIDGIAFQTNILALNAAVEAARAGEQGRGFAVVAGEVRNLASRSANAAKEIKTLIDDSVSRVNTGSVLVESAGETMTDIVNAVTRVTDIMGEIASASDEQSRGIDQVALAVQEMDRVTQQNAALVQESAAAAAALEDQASRLKMAVSAFRLTSTPVNTDTSRAVFAGTTSAAVVKNTRATAHGKEENWETF is encoded by the coding sequence GTGATCGATGGAATTGCCTTCCAGACCAATATCCTGGCACTGAACGCCGCAGTTGAAGCCGCGCGCGCAGGTGAACAAGGACGTGGGTTTGCCGTCGTTGCGGGTGAAGTGCGTAACCTTGCGAGCCGCAGCGCAAATGCGGCCAAAGAAATTAAAACCCTGATTGATGACTCCGTTTCACGCGTCAATACCGGTTCAGTGCTGGTTGAGAGCGCCGGTGAAACGATGACGGACATCGTTAACGCGGTGACCCGCGTGACGGACATCATGGGCGAAATTGCCTCGGCATCTGACGAACAAAGCCGGGGGATCGATCAGGTCGCTCTGGCCGTACAAGAGATGGATCGCGTTACACAACAAAACGCCGCGCTGGTGCAGGAGTCCGCTGCGGCGGCCGCTGCGCTGGAAGACCAGGCGAGCCGTCTGAAGATGGCCGTCTCGGCGTTCCGTCTTACCTCTACGCCTGTCAATACGGATACGTCACGTGCAGTTTTTGCCGGGACGACGTCTGCCGCTGTGGTGAAAAACACCCGTGCGACGGCCCATGGAAAAGAAGAAAACTGGGAAACATTTTGA
- the tar_6 gene encoding methyl-accepting chemotaxis sensory transducer, with product MQRSLTETVANVRQGSDAIYTGTSEIAMGNNDLSSRTEEQASALEETAASMEQLTATVKQNADNARQASQLAERASETALHGGKVVDGVVKTMQEITGSSKKSPISSA from the coding sequence ATGCAGCGCTCACTCACGGAAACCGTGGCCAATGTGCGTCAGGGGTCAGATGCGATTTACACCGGTACCAGCGAAATCGCGATGGGCAATAACGACCTCTCCTCGCGTACTGAAGAGCAGGCCTCCGCGCTGGAAGAGACGGCCGCCAGCATGGAACAGCTGACCGCCACCGTGAAGCAAAACGCCGATAACGCCCGTCAGGCGTCCCAGTTGGCTGAACGAGCCTCAGAAACGGCGCTACACGGCGGGAAAGTGGTGGATGGTGTGGTGAAAACCATGCAGGAAATCACCGGCAGTTCGAAAAAATCGCCGATATCATCAGCGTGA
- the tar_7 gene encoding methyl-accepting chemotaxis sensory transducer, whose translation MLNRIRVVTMLMMVLVIFALLQLISGGLFFSSLKQNQESYTASNDLRLQQRELTSAWDLMLQTRINLSRSSARMMMDPNNQQSTAKTDLLKNARATLADAAKHYDAFKQITPQPAMEQVSLNIDEKYNNYAAGLTELIQFLESGNTDAYFAQPTQGMQNALGAALKEYDTASSQQYLTALTETRDDYRFAKWQMAVLALALVIVLVGVWYGIRHILLNPFRERYRPYS comes from the coding sequence ATGTTGAACCGTATCCGCGTAGTCACAATGCTGATGATGGTGCTGGTCATTTTCGCACTTTTGCAGCTTATTTCCGGTGGGCTATTTTTCTCATCTTTGAAACAAAATCAGGAGAGCTACACGGCTTCAAACGATCTGCGTTTGCAGCAGCGTGAACTCACTTCGGCCTGGGATTTGATGCTGCAAACGCGTATCAACCTGAGCCGCTCCTCCGCCCGTATGATGATGGACCCCAATAATCAACAGAGCACGGCCAAAACAGACCTGTTGAAAAATGCACGTGCCACGCTGGCGGATGCGGCGAAACATTACGACGCCTTCAAACAAATTACGCCTCAGCCTGCGATGGAGCAGGTGAGTCTTAACATTGATGAGAAATATAACAACTACGCGGCAGGGCTGACGGAACTGATTCAGTTCCTCGAGAGCGGTAATACGGATGCCTATTTCGCCCAACCGACCCAGGGAATGCAAAATGCACTGGGGGCAGCGCTTAAAGAATACGACACCGCCAGCAGCCAGCAATATCTTACGGCGCTTACAGAAACCCGTGACGATTACCGCTTTGCCAAATGGCAGATGGCGGTTTTGGCATTGGCATTAGTAATTGTGCTGGTGGGCGTCTGGTACGGCATTCGTCATATTCTGCTGAATCCGTTTAGGGAACGTTATCGGCCATATTCGTGA
- a CDS encoding spore coat U domain-containing protein, which yields MKRLLLLLLLLMTSGGSWAVCNVSTVNASFGSVTSFALSGAGEVETTGTLVVSCDAVLNLLTNDSVTLNYTSATVSANSRATMKRTDNAAITDVIPTRLCGLTGCSGSTEVQIAKAYTWSGSTLLSLLGAKQYNIPLYFRTVPGQNVTAGPYQVILTFSINYNVCSVGLVGVCLTPQTGTATTSITLNMNVTNDCSAMTTPNVNFNSAPLVQNFPTISQAVSVTCTKGSVYTIGIDNGINSLNGVRRMASGNNVMSYDIYKGATSNRWGGSGTERWASSASSQVSADGLLRTYNYTAKVLTSQATPPAGTYNDTLIVDVMF from the coding sequence ATGAAACGCCTGCTGCTCTTACTCCTGCTGCTGATGACATCGGGCGGCAGTTGGGCGGTATGTAACGTAAGTACCGTCAACGCGTCGTTTGGCAGTGTCACCTCTTTTGCTCTCAGCGGGGCGGGAGAGGTCGAAACGACGGGCACGCTGGTAGTGAGTTGCGATGCGGTATTGAATTTATTGACCAACGATTCGGTGACGCTGAATTACACATCGGCAACCGTGTCGGCAAACAGCCGCGCCACCATGAAGCGCACGGATAATGCGGCCATCACGGATGTGATTCCGACGCGGTTATGCGGTTTGACCGGCTGCTCGGGCAGCACCGAAGTGCAAATCGCCAAAGCTTATACCTGGAGCGGCAGCACGCTGCTCAGCCTGTTGGGTGCAAAACAGTACAATATCCCGCTCTATTTCCGCACCGTTCCCGGACAAAACGTCACGGCGGGGCCGTATCAGGTGATCTTAACGTTTAGCATTAACTACAACGTCTGTTCGGTCGGCCTGGTAGGGGTTTGCCTGACCCCGCAAACCGGGACAGCGACGACCAGCATCACGCTCAATATGAACGTGACAAATGACTGTAGCGCGATGACCACGCCAAACGTCAATTTCAACAGTGCACCGCTGGTGCAAAATTTCCCGACCATTTCCCAGGCCGTGTCCGTGACCTGCACCAAAGGCAGCGTGTACACGATTGGCATTGACAATGGAATCAACTCGCTCAATGGCGTACGCAGAATGGCGAGCGGAAATAACGTGATGAGTTACGACATTTACAAAGGCGCAACAAGCAACCGCTGGGGCGGCAGCGGAACGGAACGCTGGGCAAGCTCAGCCTCGTCGCAAGTCAGTGCTGACGGGCTTTTACGCACCTATAATTACACCGCCAAAGTTCTCACCAGCCAGGCGACTCCCCCCGCCGGAACCTATAACGACACCCTGATCGTTGACGTCATGTTCTAA
- the caf1A_2 gene encoding fimbrial biogenesis outer membrane usher protein translates to MAVCAGQLKRTMIILLCVTTSAWAAPGDDSLPPPPDAQTMNNDAIFQLSVVINHYDTGLVVPVTQRNGTFFISSADLLRAGLPPEQVPTGEVNLSQLANVRVEYDSAAQRLLLTVPREWVSARVTPFGGQPRQSKPQFGRGALLNYDLYTNHTEHLGGQASLWHEFRYFNENGSLSSTGYTRKTFTGNKGQEEGYVRYDTTLTMTNEEDATTWTAGDVISDAVSWSSSVRMGGISYGRDFSLRPDLVTWPLPEFSGEAAVPTSVDLFINGYRSGSTQLQPGPFTLTNLPYINGAGDAVLITTDALGRQVSTTMPFYVTSELLKQGLSDGAVTLGSLRRNYGIKNFDYGPAAGSGSYRYGLTDWLTLEGHGEGAEELASGGAGTIVKLGRYGVVNSSYTHSRMRGEEGGQTSWGYQYSTSEFSLATQHSRRDRGYGNLALYDQPTIYDEKNQPIASLSRNTDQYSLTFNLGNLGNIGAAWIGVESFDSQKTELLNLSWSRNLWGSSSLYLAASRDQQRGDWTVAMSLQIPLGERDSAAVTFENTPDSGSTQRVNYNHSMPTDGGVSWNMAWANQSQSRNYQQASLGWRNNNIELQGGGYGEQDRMTWWGEAMGSIVLMDGELFAANKINDAFVVISTDGHPDVPVNYENQPVGKTNNNGYLLISGVSAYYPASYSINTLNLPADTRLKETERRVAIRRNSGFLVDFPMEQERVASVILHDVDGVAIPVGSQVRRASRSTAVVGYDGIAWLENLNNVNPLDVIMPGGKRCHATLTVGANPEHKLQTFGPLTCRVEP, encoded by the coding sequence ATGGCAGTCTGCGCCGGTCAACTGAAACGGACGATGATCATTCTGCTTTGCGTGACGACGAGCGCCTGGGCGGCACCTGGTGACGACAGTTTACCGCCCCCGCCGGACGCGCAGACGATGAACAACGACGCCATTTTCCAGCTCTCGGTCGTGATAAATCACTACGACACGGGGCTGGTGGTGCCTGTCACGCAGCGTAATGGCACCTTTTTTATCTCCAGTGCCGATCTGCTGCGCGCCGGTCTGCCGCCTGAGCAGGTGCCGACGGGTGAGGTGAATCTCTCGCAGCTGGCTAACGTGCGCGTGGAGTATGACAGTGCCGCGCAACGCCTGTTGCTCACCGTGCCGCGCGAGTGGGTTTCAGCGCGCGTGACGCCATTCGGCGGCCAGCCCAGGCAGAGCAAACCCCAGTTTGGCCGCGGCGCGTTGCTCAATTACGATCTCTACACCAATCATACCGAACACCTTGGCGGCCAGGCATCGCTGTGGCATGAATTCCGCTATTTCAACGAAAACGGGTCGCTCTCTTCAACGGGCTATACCCGCAAAACGTTTACCGGCAACAAGGGGCAGGAAGAGGGCTACGTGCGGTATGACACCACCCTGACGATGACCAACGAAGAGGACGCCACCACCTGGACCGCCGGGGATGTGATCAGCGATGCCGTCAGCTGGAGCAGCAGCGTGCGTATGGGCGGCATCAGCTATGGACGTGACTTCTCGCTGCGCCCGGATCTGGTGACCTGGCCGCTGCCCGAGTTTTCGGGTGAAGCCGCCGTGCCGACGTCGGTCGATCTGTTCATCAACGGCTATCGCTCCGGATCAACGCAATTACAGCCCGGTCCTTTCACGCTCACCAATTTGCCGTATATCAACGGTGCCGGCGATGCCGTGCTCATCACCACCGATGCGCTGGGGCGTCAGGTGAGTACCACCATGCCATTTTACGTTACCAGCGAACTGTTAAAGCAGGGACTGAGTGACGGTGCCGTGACGCTGGGGAGCCTGCGACGCAATTATGGCATTAAGAATTTTGATTACGGCCCCGCAGCGGGCAGCGGATCGTATCGCTATGGTTTGACCGACTGGCTGACGCTTGAGGGGCACGGAGAAGGGGCCGAAGAGCTGGCATCAGGCGGTGCAGGGACCATCGTCAAACTCGGGCGCTATGGTGTGGTCAACTCCTCTTATACTCACAGCCGCATGCGCGGGGAGGAAGGCGGGCAAACCAGCTGGGGTTATCAGTACAGCACCAGCGAATTCAGCCTTGCCACCCAGCATTCGCGCCGCGATCGGGGATACGGCAATCTGGCGCTTTACGATCAACCCACGATTTACGATGAAAAAAATCAGCCCATTGCCAGCCTGAGTCGCAATACCGACCAATATTCACTGACGTTTAACCTTGGCAATTTAGGCAATATCGGCGCGGCATGGATTGGCGTTGAGAGTTTTGACAGTCAAAAAACCGAGCTATTGAACCTGTCGTGGAGCCGTAATTTGTGGGGCAGTAGCAGTCTCTATCTGGCTGCCAGCCGCGATCAGCAGCGTGGTGACTGGACGGTTGCTATGTCGCTACAAATCCCGCTTGGTGAACGCGACAGCGCCGCCGTAACGTTCGAAAACACGCCTGATTCGGGCAGCACGCAGCGCGTGAACTACAACCACTCCATGCCCACGGATGGCGGAGTGAGCTGGAACATGGCCTGGGCAAATCAATCTCAGTCGCGCAACTATCAGCAGGCCTCGCTGGGCTGGCGTAATAATAATATCGAGCTGCAGGGCGGCGGATACGGTGAGCAGGACAGGATGACCTGGTGGGGCGAAGCGATGGGCTCGATTGTGCTGATGGATGGTGAACTGTTCGCCGCAAACAAAATTAACGACGCGTTTGTGGTGATCAGCACCGATGGGCATCCCGATGTCCCCGTAAATTACGAAAATCAGCCTGTCGGTAAGACCAACAATAACGGCTATCTGCTGATCAGCGGTGTCTCGGCCTATTATCCGGCGAGCTACAGCATCAACACGCTGAATTTGCCGGCAGATACGCGGCTAAAAGAGACCGAACGCCGCGTCGCTATCCGTCGCAACAGCGGTTTTCTGGTGGATTTCCCAATGGAGCAAGAGCGGGTCGCCAGCGTGATTCTTCATGATGTGGATGGGGTCGCTATTCCGGTTGGGAGTCAGGTCAGACGCGCGTCTCGCAGTACGGCGGTGGTGGGTTATGACGGCATCGCCTGGCTTGAGAATTTGAATAATGTGAACCCGCTTGACGTGATTATGCCGGGGGGCAAGCGCTGTCACGCTACGCTCACGGTAGGCGCCAATCCTGAACATAAATTGCAAACCTTCGGACCGCTGACCTGCCGGGTGGAACCATGA
- a CDS encoding type 1 pili usher pathway chaperone CsuC has translation MKASYLRYGVLSLGVMFAALTGKTHAAATILLWPIDPWLSADTKATELWIQNQGNSATTMQVRIVRWKQENGYERYTAQQDVVASPPIVTIGKEGKQLIRLIKQNTVPMGVEQAYRIIVDEIPQPNDKSQPEIGLKIQMRYSIPLFVYGQGIPTIKEGAHHALVDPKNLSWRIIQEGGKPAVQVQNQGDTHVRISHVAMQEGGQNRTIADGLLGYVLPHSTRSWPLPSGLQRPNQMSAQINARDTQWQSAPVN, from the coding sequence ATGAAGGCATCTTATTTACGCTACGGCGTACTGAGTTTAGGGGTGATGTTTGCGGCACTGACGGGCAAGACACACGCGGCGGCGACGATTCTGCTCTGGCCAATCGATCCGTGGCTGTCTGCCGACACCAAAGCCACGGAATTATGGATCCAGAATCAGGGTAACAGCGCCACCACCATGCAGGTGCGCATCGTGCGATGGAAGCAGGAAAACGGATATGAACGCTACACGGCGCAGCAGGATGTGGTTGCCAGCCCGCCGATTGTCACCATTGGCAAAGAGGGCAAGCAGCTAATTCGCCTTATCAAACAAAACACGGTCCCCATGGGTGTCGAGCAAGCCTACCGCATTATTGTTGATGAAATCCCCCAGCCAAATGACAAATCCCAGCCCGAGATCGGCCTGAAAATTCAAATGCGCTATTCCATCCCGTTATTCGTGTATGGCCAGGGTATCCCGACCATTAAGGAAGGGGCGCATCATGCGCTGGTTGACCCGAAGAACCTGAGCTGGCGGATTATCCAGGAGGGAGGGAAACCAGCGGTGCAGGTGCAAAATCAGGGGGATACTCACGTCAGGATAAGCCACGTGGCGATGCAGGAGGGAGGGCAGAATCGTACGATCGCTGACGGACTATTGGGCTACGTGCTGCCGCACAGCACCCGCAGTTGGCCGCTGCCGTCCGGGTTACAGCGACCTAACCAGATGAGTGCGCAAATTAATGCCAGAGATACGCAATGGCAGTCTGCGCCGGTCAACTGA
- a CDS encoding spore coat U domain-containing protein, producing MTEVIPDLRQRAEGKLHAFFALALCLLSATSVQAVTTQSFQVAATITPGCSVTAGTGGVLGALNFGTRSGVATGQVSTSFVPNGSLSIACTPGVSLSMSIDGGQHYASVRRMQRAGGTDVVAYRLYSSSSLAANSEIGLNQAVPVTYTNSNNIALPLFGVALLTGFSPAGTYSDQLTVTLSW from the coding sequence ATGACAGAAGTGATTCCTGATCTGCGACAACGTGCAGAGGGAAAACTGCATGCTTTTTTTGCCCTGGCGCTATGCCTGCTTAGCGCAACTTCCGTGCAAGCGGTCACTACGCAGTCGTTCCAGGTCGCCGCGACCATCACGCCGGGATGCTCGGTGACGGCGGGAACCGGTGGGGTACTGGGAGCGCTGAATTTTGGCACGCGCTCAGGCGTGGCGACCGGTCAGGTGAGCACCAGTTTTGTACCCAACGGATCGTTATCTATTGCCTGTACGCCGGGTGTTTCGCTGAGTATGAGCATTGATGGTGGGCAGCATTACGCGTCAGTACGTCGAATGCAGCGTGCCGGCGGAACTGACGTGGTGGCATATCGGCTTTACAGCAGCAGTTCGCTGGCGGCCAACAGTGAAATAGGTCTCAATCAGGCCGTTCCGGTGACTTATACCAACAGCAACAATATTGCGCTGCCGCTCTTTGGTGTGGCGCTTTTGACGGGATTCAGTCCCGCAGGTACTTATTCAGATCAACTCACCGTGACGCTGTCCTGGTGA
- a CDS encoding spore coat U domain-containing protein, whose protein sequence is MKSKLLLICTGGLLAMAAQNAGAVTSSGTIGATLTLTNGCLINGSPTQNGINFGSLDFGTHPATFSTLTTQLTGASGGNTFTIQCTTASYTVAITGNTNSTAPGTVVGTPGTPARYLVNTANTAQGVAYSLFSDSGFNNIIANNAPIPVASTAGGIDSYTLYGRITGGGNSVTVVPGTYTDTINVSVTY, encoded by the coding sequence ATGAAAAGTAAACTCCTTCTGATATGTACAGGTGGATTATTGGCCATGGCGGCACAGAATGCCGGGGCAGTGACCAGCAGCGGGACCATTGGTGCAACGTTAACATTGACCAATGGTTGCCTGATCAATGGCTCACCGACACAAAACGGCATTAATTTCGGGAGTCTGGACTTCGGAACACATCCCGCCACATTTTCAACCCTAACGACCCAGCTCACCGGCGCCAGCGGTGGGAATACCTTTACGATTCAATGCACCACCGCCAGTTATACGGTCGCGATCACGGGTAATACCAACTCTACGGCACCGGGCACGGTGGTCGGCACGCCTGGCACACCGGCGCGGTATCTTGTGAATACCGCCAATACCGCTCAGGGCGTGGCTTACAGCCTCTTCAGCGACAGCGGATTCAATAATATTATCGCGAACAACGCGCCTATTCCTGTGGCATCAACGGCAGGGGGCATCGACAGCTACACCCTGTATGGACGAATTACGGGGGGCGGCAACAGTGTGACCGTCGTACCGGGCACGTATACCGATACCATCAACGTCAGCGTGACCTACTAG